A DNA window from Gemmatimonadota bacterium contains the following coding sequences:
- a CDS encoding glycosyl hydrolase gives MSNELTRTYRPFSDSRPYTRWWWFYDDIREEDVQSQLRWVRDQGFGGVEIAFMYPQPGAGEGPHWLSEAWSGLVAGAKEEADRLGIGCDFTFSTSWPFGGSIVPEEDAGQVFDGPSDQRLEKSWELSYYGRGRILNHLDPDALKRYAGHVGGALEPALRGTTSALFSDSWEVYPEGLWSAHLDPIFRDRFGYELEPFKVSIDQHPDVRYDYRKILSEAAIEGFFRPYADICRRLGTVSRVQCHGAPADLLAAFALVDVPESEALLFETFFSAIPGSAAALGARPVVTCETFTCIYGYEPWPAPSPHHGEEKVEDMKLMADAVFANGVNHIVWHGMPYNAPGGSNTFYATTHVGPDSGFAGRLPAFNAYLTEAADFVKQGRTYTDVAVYLPLEDHWMRHMLPEDRRGPAANYYWELRTVERPPGLLGYHPLWISTPFLANAVVVDGRVRYGEAAFSMIYVDVAWLDGEGLSALLRLAREGARICLPHRPAAPGHRPPADYADRLGELMSQPSVTADPVAALRHPPLVSGRDAPEFWCRGVDGDYHVFFAHPDTKRIRYPMAYDGWRSTSRVEREAILHVNGRERMVRLTFEPEDAMLVRISSTGAVDVRPGRIDA, from the coding sequence ATGTCGAACGAACTGACCAGGACCTACCGGCCCTTTTCGGATTCCCGTCCCTACACGCGCTGGTGGTGGTTCTACGACGACATCCGGGAAGAAGACGTCCAGAGCCAATTGCGATGGGTGCGGGACCAGGGGTTCGGCGGGGTGGAGATCGCCTTCATGTATCCCCAGCCCGGGGCCGGGGAAGGACCCCACTGGCTGAGCGAGGCGTGGTCTGGCCTGGTCGCCGGCGCTAAGGAGGAAGCGGACCGGCTGGGCATCGGGTGCGACTTCACCTTCAGCACCTCCTGGCCCTTCGGCGGGTCGATCGTACCAGAGGAGGACGCGGGACAGGTATTCGACGGACCTTCGGACCAGCGGCTGGAGAAGTCGTGGGAGCTGTCCTATTACGGCCGGGGCCGGATTCTGAACCACCTGGACCCGGACGCGCTGAAGCGGTACGCCGGCCACGTCGGCGGCGCGTTGGAGCCGGCCCTGCGGGGCACCACTTCGGCGCTGTTCTCCGATTCATGGGAGGTGTACCCGGAGGGACTCTGGAGCGCCCATCTGGACCCGATCTTCCGGGATCGCTTCGGGTACGAACTGGAACCCTTCAAGGTATCGATCGACCAGCATCCCGACGTGCGGTACGACTACCGGAAGATCCTGTCGGAAGCGGCGATCGAGGGTTTCTTCAGGCCCTACGCCGACATCTGCCGCCGTCTCGGCACCGTGAGCCGCGTGCAGTGCCACGGGGCGCCGGCCGACCTGCTGGCTGCCTTCGCGCTCGTGGACGTCCCGGAATCCGAGGCCCTGCTGTTCGAGACCTTCTTCTCGGCCATCCCCGGTTCGGCGGCGGCCCTGGGCGCGCGGCCCGTCGTGACCTGCGAGACCTTTACCTGTATCTACGGCTACGAGCCGTGGCCCGCGCCGTCGCCCCATCACGGCGAGGAGAAGGTGGAGGACATGAAGCTCATGGCGGACGCGGTATTCGCCAACGGCGTCAACCACATCGTCTGGCACGGCATGCCCTACAACGCGCCGGGCGGGTCCAACACCTTCTACGCGACCACGCACGTCGGTCCGGACAGCGGGTTCGCCGGCCGCCTTCCGGCCTTTAACGCCTACCTGACGGAGGCCGCCGACTTCGTCAAGCAGGGCAGGACCTACACGGACGTGGCGGTATACCTCCCGCTGGAAGACCACTGGATGCGCCACATGCTGCCCGAGGACCGGCGCGGACCGGCCGCCAACTACTACTGGGAGCTGCGGACCGTTGAACGGCCGCCCGGTCTGCTCGGCTACCATCCCCTGTGGATCTCGACGCCCTTCCTGGCGAATGCGGTGGTGGTGGACGGGCGCGTCCGGTACGGCGAGGCCGCGTTTTCCATGATCTACGTGGACGTGGCCTGGCTAGACGGCGAAGGCCTTTCGGCCCTGCTTCGCCTTGCCAGGGAGGGCGCCCGGATCTGCCTTCCGCACCGGCCCGCCGCGCCGGGCCACCGCCCGCCGGCGGATTACGCGGATCGGCTGGGGGAACTGATGAGCCAACCCTCGGTCACGGCGGATCCGGTCGCCGCGCTACGCCATCCCCCGCTCGTCAGCGGCCGGGACGCGCCGGAGTTCTGGTGCCGGGGAGTCGATGGCGACTACCACGTCTTCTTCGCCCATCCCGATACGAAGCGCATCCGGTACCCCATGGCCTACGATGGCTGGCGTTCCACCAGCCGGGTCGAGCGGGAGGCGATCCTCCACGTCAACGGCCGGGAGCGGATGGTGCGCCTGACCTTCGAACCCGAAGACGCCATGCTGGTCAGGATATCGTCCACTGGGGCGGTGGACGTGCGACCGGGGCGGATCGATGCGTAA
- a CDS encoding tetratricopeptide repeat protein, with the protein MIAYRVLLVAILLIIPLRGPLPAQSPDTGEISQASPRTALEAGTALFRQEAFEEALPYFQQAVQADGSSAPAHYWLGMAQYELGGYREALSSFRRAARQDKSWAAGHIGMGNTYLKLKNRKLDARNALRTAVRLEPDNPDAQYYLGMSFMNDKKVDAIVGSDRDGRTYFLEAVALNPSHPDAFYQLGRCYDSFPEPEYGNAMHAYFNQYRVNPEHRRAFERFANVCLRTEAFEKGAELLDQLVEEAGDAATDEVRNLQFQFSLLSDSTERQFDRLQEALETYISGLDPDEQAVYRDLSHVAPPDELDAWMDAEGPERDALWQAFWNARDSNPATVENERLVEHYRRVIYALYHFSQGQHPYDRRGEIYVRYGEPENRRGDVYIADRNAYQGATFSDDAAVDAVREQNARYGYQLRVDSGYLTIVPPEEITEEEINEVGGLLADGIVASRSDLGRQGERKLMGHGYATESWVYARYGLELFFVDQFGGGRFDYPWGNLLTNQQEAVRQERFSPRRLAEELIAKAPEEYLHDFGGDRLEYAFDAVSFRSDDGYTELDLSFSIPVWQFGDVSDGRGTRTRLEHQVTLRDSVMSPQLTHEFDFGPFHRPKRKMAESHVKVPVYTLPASVVAPPGSFTMAVQVRDETSRRIGVYRKPVTLSDYSGEELLISDLKLATLIAPSGVQGPFVRKGLNITPNPGRLYIRGNPVYVYYELYNLALDQDGKTAYEILYEISPLDGNGPRGWSARRQRDMQTVMMAFSGEGYATEDREYTSLDTRDLPAGEYVLTVTLTDLNAGSTVSKPVNFLVMER; encoded by the coding sequence ATGATCGCATACCGCGTCCTCCTGGTGGCGATCCTGTTGATCATTCCCCTGCGGGGTCCGCTCCCGGCACAATCCCCTGATACTGGCGAAATCTCCCAGGCAAGTCCGCGGACAGCCTTGGAAGCTGGGACGGCGCTTTTCCGTCAGGAGGCGTTCGAAGAAGCGCTGCCGTATTTCCAACAGGCCGTTCAGGCTGATGGGAGTTCGGCGCCCGCTCACTACTGGCTCGGCATGGCTCAGTATGAGTTGGGCGGCTACCGGGAGGCGTTGAGTTCGTTCAGGAGAGCGGCGCGCCAGGACAAGAGTTGGGCGGCGGGCCATATCGGCATGGGAAACACCTACCTCAAGCTGAAAAACAGAAAGCTGGATGCCCGCAACGCCCTGCGAACCGCGGTCCGCCTGGAACCGGACAACCCGGATGCGCAGTACTACCTGGGCATGTCCTTCATGAATGATAAAAAGGTGGATGCCATCGTGGGCAGCGACCGGGATGGCAGGACGTATTTCCTCGAGGCCGTGGCGCTGAATCCATCCCATCCGGACGCCTTCTATCAACTGGGCCGATGCTATGACAGTTTTCCAGAGCCGGAATACGGGAATGCGATGCATGCCTATTTCAACCAGTACAGGGTAAACCCTGAACACCGCCGGGCCTTCGAGCGATTTGCCAATGTATGTCTTCGTACCGAAGCGTTCGAAAAAGGCGCTGAACTTCTGGATCAGTTGGTCGAAGAAGCGGGAGACGCCGCAACAGACGAGGTCCGAAACCTGCAGTTCCAGTTCAGCCTGCTCTCTGATTCGACGGAACGGCAGTTCGATCGATTGCAGGAAGCCCTCGAGACCTATATATCGGGTCTTGATCCGGATGAGCAGGCGGTGTACCGGGACCTGAGCCATGTCGCGCCTCCCGATGAACTGGATGCCTGGATGGATGCGGAAGGACCGGAACGCGATGCGCTGTGGCAGGCCTTCTGGAACGCCCGGGATTCAAATCCGGCCACCGTCGAAAACGAACGCCTCGTAGAGCATTACCGTCGTGTAATATATGCCCTGTACCATTTTTCACAGGGACAGCACCCCTACGACCGCCGCGGCGAGATATACGTCCGTTACGGTGAACCGGAAAACCGCCGCGGCGACGTCTATATCGCAGATCGGAATGCCTATCAGGGGGCTACGTTTTCCGATGATGCGGCAGTGGATGCGGTCCGCGAGCAGAACGCCCGGTACGGTTATCAATTGCGTGTCGACAGCGGCTACTTGACGATAGTTCCGCCCGAAGAGATTACCGAGGAAGAAATTAACGAGGTTGGCGGATTGCTGGCCGACGGGATCGTCGCATCAAGATCGGACCTGGGAAGACAGGGGGAGAGAAAGTTGATGGGGCATGGATACGCCACCGAAAGCTGGGTATACGCCCGGTATGGCCTGGAACTGTTCTTCGTCGACCAGTTCGGCGGGGGGAGGTTCGATTACCCCTGGGGAAATCTCCTGACCAACCAGCAGGAAGCGGTTCGGCAGGAACGGTTCAGCCCCCGGCGGCTCGCCGAGGAACTGATCGCGAAAGCTCCCGAGGAATACCTTCACGACTTCGGCGGGGACCGGCTGGAGTACGCTTTCGACGCGGTAAGCTTCAGGTCGGATGACGGATACACGGAATTGGACCTGTCCTTCAGCATACCCGTCTGGCAGTTCGGTGACGTGTCAGACGGTAGAGGGACCAGGACCAGGCTCGAACACCAGGTCACCCTGCGCGATTCGGTCATGAGCCCGCAGCTCACGCACGAGTTCGATTTCGGTCCCTTCCACCGGCCGAAGCGAAAGATGGCTGAAAGCCATGTTAAAGTTCCTGTATATACCTTGCCCGCGAGTGTCGTAGCGCCGCCGGGAAGTTTCACGATGGCGGTCCAGGTGCGGGACGAGACGTCGCGGCGGATCGGGGTGTATCGCAAGCCGGTCACGCTGTCCGATTACAGCGGCGAGGAGCTGCTCATCAGCGATCTCAAGCTGGCCACCCTGATCGCGCCATCAGGGGTACAGGGTCCCTTTGTACGCAAGGGATTGAACATCACGCCCAACCCCGGACGGCTCTACATTAGGGGGAATCCCGTTTACGTTTACTACGAATTGTACAATCTGGCATTGGATCAGGATGGCAAGACCGCGTACGAGATCCTCTACGAAATCAGCCCCCTGGACGGCAATGGGCCGCGGGGCTGGTCGGCCCGCAGGCAAAGAGACATGCAGACGGTGATGATGGCTTTCTCGGGAGAAGGATACGCGACCGAGGACCGTGAGTACACGTCGTTGGATACCCGGGACCTGCCGGCGGGCGAATACGTGCTTACCGTCACGTTGACCGACCTGAATGCGGGAAGCACCGTATCCAAACCGGTCAACTTCCTGGTCATGGAACGGTAG
- a CDS encoding ABC transporter permease, with protein MLKNHLVIVLRHLFANKGYFFINTMGLSIGIASCLLIFLFVRHEWSYDAFHEKSDRLYRVVAAGFGAADNPYTTAATPLPLASALKQQYPDVVRTVRVLDRELEIRIGEDQYRKEEALFCDASFLEMFSFPMIEGDRSTALNDVNSAVISRFAAEKYFGGDSPLGRQLLAGGALLTVAGVMENAPANSSIQFDLVIPFDKAPEIDPQVANSIGKWNYSSTSTFVELSDPEQTGSLQEQLPDFVKTHYPAYMLPQLILQPITEMYLDQEVRFGLGPTSDPNLSYILICTALLVLFIACVNFMNLAVCRSSSRAKEVGLRKVFGAKQAQVMGQYMGETAVQCGFALVLGVLLAHLFLPMFNMLAGRTLVLDYLSSGSTIVALLVLTGLVALVSGSYPSLVLSRFNPVAIFRKQVQIGGPNLFVRGLMVVQFGLSALLVVSILVMTRQLDFVRTGDTGFNPENVVVIEPGPGSAYYEVFRNRIASYEEVLQVAGASNTFGAGRGLGQSAYSNDDGQLEAYMFTVDYDYVNTLQLRLATGRDFSSEFGGDETGSCIINEAAAREMEWEDPVGRKLPHGYTVIGVVRDYNFQSKHQEIEPAILSLASESMGEITNQFNYILIRIDGRNVPATLSLLGDAWRETVPEVPFEFAFLEDDIARYYQDEHNLARIFSYSAAFALLIACLGVYGLVSLDAARRTREVGIRKVMGAAAGDIVTLLSRQFVVLVVIGNVLAWPAAWWLMNAWLADFAFRTEIDAVPFVLAGLVVMATALLTVSVHAFRSAMLNPADALRRE; from the coding sequence ATGCTGAAAAACCACCTCGTCATCGTGCTGCGGCACCTGTTCGCCAACAAGGGCTACTTCTTCATCAACACGATGGGGTTGTCCATCGGCATCGCGAGTTGCCTCCTCATCTTCCTGTTCGTCCGGCATGAATGGTCGTACGATGCCTTTCACGAGAAGTCCGATCGGTTGTACCGGGTTGTCGCCGCGGGATTTGGCGCCGCCGATAACCCGTACACCACCGCGGCAACGCCCCTTCCGCTCGCCTCCGCACTGAAACAGCAGTATCCCGACGTGGTCCGGACCGTTCGCGTTCTGGATAGAGAACTGGAAATACGTATCGGTGAAGATCAGTACCGGAAGGAGGAAGCGCTGTTCTGCGACGCGTCCTTCCTCGAGATGTTCTCCTTTCCGATGATCGAAGGCGATCGATCCACGGCGCTGAACGACGTGAATTCCGCGGTGATCAGCCGGTTCGCCGCGGAGAAGTACTTTGGCGGGGACAGCCCGTTGGGAAGACAACTCCTCGCCGGAGGCGCGCTGTTAACCGTGGCCGGCGTCATGGAGAACGCTCCGGCCAATTCCAGTATCCAATTCGACCTGGTCATTCCCTTCGACAAAGCACCTGAAATAGATCCCCAGGTTGCTAACTCTATCGGGAAGTGGAATTATTCGTCCACATCCACCTTCGTCGAACTATCGGACCCGGAACAGACCGGATCGCTTCAAGAGCAACTGCCGGATTTCGTGAAGACACACTACCCCGCGTACATGTTGCCGCAACTGATCCTCCAGCCCATCACCGAGATGTACCTGGACCAGGAAGTGCGTTTCGGCCTAGGACCCACCAGCGATCCCAACCTGTCCTATATCCTGATCTGCACGGCGCTGCTCGTGCTCTTCATCGCCTGCGTAAACTTCATGAACCTGGCCGTCTGCCGCTCGTCTTCGCGGGCCAAGGAGGTAGGCCTGCGGAAGGTCTTCGGTGCGAAACAGGCCCAGGTCATGGGGCAGTACATGGGCGAGACCGCGGTCCAGTGCGGCTTCGCCCTGGTCCTGGGCGTCTTGTTGGCCCACCTGTTCCTGCCCATGTTCAACATGCTGGCGGGGAGAACGCTGGTCCTCGATTATCTCTCCAGCGGCTCCACGATCGTGGCGCTGCTGGTCCTGACCGGCCTGGTCGCCCTGGTGTCCGGCAGCTATCCTTCCCTGGTGCTCTCCCGTTTCAATCCCGTTGCCATCTTCAGGAAACAGGTCCAGATCGGCGGCCCCAACCTCTTCGTCCGGGGCCTCATGGTCGTGCAGTTCGGGTTGTCCGCCTTGCTCGTCGTTTCCATCCTCGTCATGACCCGGCAACTGGACTTCGTCCGGACCGGCGACACGGGATTCAACCCCGAAAACGTCGTCGTCATCGAACCCGGACCCGGTTCAGCCTATTACGAGGTCTTTCGCAACAGGATCGCCTCGTACGAAGAGGTCCTCCAGGTGGCCGGCGCATCCAACACCTTCGGTGCGGGAAGGGGCCTTGGGCAATCGGCGTATTCCAACGATGACGGCCAACTCGAGGCTTACATGTTCACCGTGGACTACGACTACGTGAACACCCTCCAGCTGCGCCTGGCCACCGGACGCGATTTCTCCTCAGAGTTCGGAGGCGACGAAACCGGGTCGTGCATCATCAACGAGGCGGCGGCACGGGAGATGGAGTGGGAAGATCCCGTGGGCCGCAAACTGCCCCATGGCTATACGGTGATCGGCGTGGTCAGGGACTACAACTTCCAGTCCAAGCACCAGGAAATCGAACCGGCGATTCTCTCTCTCGCATCGGAATCCATGGGTGAGATCACGAACCAGTTCAATTACATCCTGATCCGGATTGACGGCAGGAACGTGCCCGCCACGCTATCGTTGCTCGGGGACGCGTGGAGAGAAACCGTGCCCGAAGTACCCTTCGAATTCGCCTTCCTGGAGGACGATATCGCCAGGTACTACCAGGATGAGCACAACCTGGCGCGCATCTTCAGCTATTCAGCGGCCTTCGCCCTGCTGATCGCCTGCCTCGGTGTCTACGGACTCGTGTCGCTGGATGCCGCGCGCCGGACGCGAGAGGTCGGCATACGCAAGGTGATGGGCGCCGCGGCAGGCGATATCGTCACCCTGCTTTCAAGGCAGTTCGTCGTCCTCGTGGTGATCGGCAACGTCCTGGCCTGGCCGGCGGCCTGGTGGCTCATGAACGCGTGGCTGGCGGACTTCGCCTTCCGCACCGAAATCGATGCCGTCCCCTTCGTCCTGGCGGGACTGGTCGTAATGGCGACCGCTCTGCTTACCGTCAGCGTACATGCCTTCCGAAGCGCCATGCTCAATCCCGCGGACGCCCTGCGGCGCGAGTAG
- a CDS encoding aminopeptidase — MRDPRYGDLANVLTGHSTKIQPGDRVLIEAFDVPDEMVVSLIRAIREAGGVPLVSIKHQRVMRELIHAGDEDAMEAAGAYESHRMERVQAYMALRGSRNVMEMSDVPGEAMRLYEQRWMKPVHFDIRVPKTRWVVLRWPTPSMAQQAGMSTEAFEDFFFDVCTLDYGKMERAIAPLKDLMDRTDRVRLTGPGTDLAFSIRDIPTVGCSGDRNIPDGECFTAPVRDSVNGVITFNTPTLYHGVTFTDVELRFEEGRITGATGNRTEKLNEIFDTDEGARYIGEFAIGFNPHITAPMLDILFDEKIAGSYHFTPGQAYEEADNGNRSAVHWDMVMIQTPEFGGGTIEFDGEVIRRDGRFVVPELEDLNPERLK; from the coding sequence ATGCGCGACCCACGATACGGCGACCTGGCGAATGTGCTCACCGGTCATTCGACGAAGATCCAGCCGGGGGACCGGGTGCTCATCGAGGCCTTCGACGTGCCCGATGAAATGGTCGTTTCGCTCATCCGGGCGATCCGGGAGGCGGGCGGCGTGCCGCTGGTCTCCATCAAGCACCAGCGCGTCATGCGGGAACTGATTCACGCCGGGGACGAGGACGCAATGGAAGCCGCCGGGGCCTATGAATCCCATCGCATGGAGCGGGTGCAGGCCTACATGGCCCTGCGCGGCAGCCGGAACGTGATGGAAATGTCGGACGTGCCGGGCGAGGCCATGCGGCTCTACGAGCAACGCTGGATGAAGCCCGTGCACTTCGATATCCGGGTGCCGAAGACCCGGTGGGTGGTGCTGCGGTGGCCGACCCCGTCCATGGCGCAGCAGGCGGGCATGAGCACCGAGGCCTTCGAGGACTTCTTCTTCGACGTGTGCACCCTCGATTACGGGAAGATGGAGCGTGCCATCGCACCGCTGAAGGACCTCATGGACCGCACCGACCGGGTCCGGCTCACGGGTCCGGGTACTGACCTGGCTTTCAGCATCCGGGACATCCCCACCGTGGGATGCTCGGGCGACCGCAACATCCCCGACGGCGAGTGCTTTACCGCGCCGGTGCGAGATTCGGTCAACGGCGTCATTACGTTCAACACGCCCACGCTCTATCACGGCGTGACGTTCACGGACGTGGAGTTGAGGTTCGAGGAGGGCAGGATCACCGGGGCCACGGGCAACCGGACCGAGAAGCTCAACGAGATCTTCGACACCGACGAGGGGGCGCGCTACATCGGCGAATTCGCCATCGGTTTCAACCCCCACATCACCGCGCCCATGCTGGACATCCTCTTCGACGAGAAGATCGCCGGGTCCTACCACTTCACGCCCGGGCAGGCCTACGAGGAGGCCGACAACGGCAACCGGTCCGCCGTCCACTGGGACATGGTCATGATCCAGACGCCGGAATTCGGCGGCGGGACCATCGAGTTCGACGGGGAAGTGATCCGGAGGGACGGGAGGTTCGTCGTGCCGGAACTGGAGGACCTGAACCCGGAACGGCTGAAGTGA
- a CDS encoding Ig-like domain-containing protein has protein sequence MIRPYSRAFAMITASVYFMILAGCGGGDSSPTSPTPSTPTPPPAPPPAPVATGITVTPSSHTLATIGATVQLTATVRDQNNNPMSGQTVTWTSANTAVATVSGNGLVTAVSNGTSQITAHSGNASGTASITVAEPVPTRITVAPSSHTLEAIGSTVQLTATVRDQRNNIMSGQSVTWSSGDEAVATVSGAGLVTAVGNGMVEITAKSGSLSASASITVTTPVATSITIEPASHTLEAIGATVQLMATVRDQSNNVMTDVAVTWSSSDETVATVDDQGLVTAVGNGMAEITAQAGDAMGTAAIIVSQVPANISIEVDAEATTLTEIGQTLQLMVSVSDANDEAIAEPVVSWMSSDETVVTVDEDGLVEAVGDGTAEITAASGDVSDMVSITVMVPDPEIVYVPWTGVGVAPGQLIFTLPGTSIGLPITGCASTLLGGELKDRPALGFTITVHYSIWQRRTDLDSPWVDIEETRKTFDACPYNPTKPGEYRLVGDITIDDERSFRASENTFVVP, from the coding sequence GTGATTCGCCCATATAGCCGCGCGTTCGCCATGATCACGGCTTCCGTGTACTTCATGATCCTGGCAGGGTGCGGCGGCGGGGACAGCAGCCCGACGAGCCCCACGCCGTCCACACCGACGCCGCCACCGGCTCCACCGCCGGCGCCCGTGGCGACAGGCATCACCGTTACGCCTTCTTCGCACACCCTGGCGACGATCGGCGCGACGGTGCAACTGACGGCAACGGTGAGGGACCAGAACAACAACCCGATGTCCGGTCAGACCGTGACCTGGACGAGCGCAAACACGGCCGTGGCGACGGTCAGCGGCAATGGCCTGGTGACGGCGGTGAGCAACGGAACGTCCCAGATTACGGCGCATTCCGGCAACGCGTCGGGAACGGCGTCGATCACGGTGGCCGAGCCGGTGCCGACCCGGATTACGGTCGCGCCTTCGTCCCATACGCTGGAGGCGATTGGGTCGACCGTTCAACTAACGGCAACGGTACGGGATCAGCGGAACAACATCATGTCGGGCCAGTCCGTTACCTGGTCGAGTGGGGACGAAGCCGTGGCGACCGTGAGCGGGGCGGGCCTGGTGACGGCGGTCGGCAACGGCATGGTTGAGATTACGGCCAAGTCCGGCAGTCTGTCCGCCAGCGCGTCAATTACCGTTACGACCCCCGTGGCGACGAGCATCACAATCGAGCCCGCGTCACATACACTCGAAGCGATCGGCGCGACGGTACAGTTGATGGCTACCGTGCGGGATCAGAGCAACAACGTGATGACGGACGTGGCCGTGACGTGGTCGAGCAGTGACGAGACCGTTGCGACCGTAGACGACCAGGGACTGGTAACGGCCGTGGGCAACGGCATGGCGGAGATCACGGCCCAGGCCGGTGATGCCATGGGGACCGCAGCGATCATCGTTTCCCAGGTTCCGGCGAACATCAGCATCGAGGTTGACGCCGAAGCCACCACGTTGACCGAGATCGGCCAGACCCTGCAACTCATGGTTTCTGTCAGCGACGCGAATGATGAGGCCATTGCGGAGCCAGTCGTCTCGTGGATGAGCAGTGATGAAACCGTGGTTACCGTGGACGAGGATGGATTGGTAGAAGCGGTGGGCGACGGGACGGCTGAAATCACGGCCGCATCTGGCGACGTGTCCGATATGGTGAGCATAACGGTGATGGTGCCGGACCCGGAGATAGTATATGTCCCGTGGACCGGTGTGGGGGTCGCTCCCGGCCAGTTGATTTTCACGTTGCCAGGAACAAGCATTGGACTTCCGATAACTGGCTGTGCCAGTACATTATTGGGTGGCGAGTTGAAAGACCGTCCGGCTTTAGGTTTCACCATCACTGTCCATTACTCCATCTGGCAGCGAAGAACCGATTTGGACAGTCCATGGGTAGACATCGAGGAAACGCGGAAGACCTTTGATGCTTGCCCTTACAATCCCACAAAACCCGGCGAATATAGACTGGTTGGTGATATTACTATCGACGATGAACGAAGTTTCCGCGCCAGCGAAAACACGTTCGTGGTTCCCTGA
- the hemL gene encoding glutamate-1-semialdehyde 2,1-aminomutase has product MNRSRSSTLFDQALRSMPGGVNSPVRNFGRVGGRPVFMDRGAGSKVYDVDGNEYIDYLGSWGPLILGHGNPAVVEALKKACERGTSFGTPTEAEIRLAELVKTAFPSIELIRMVNSGTEAAMSALRAARGYTGRDLAVKFEAGYHGHGDSFLIQAGSGAATFGIPDSPGVPADLAKMTINLPYNDSGAVRRTLSERGEDIACVIVEPVAGNMGMIPPAEGFLETIREETEKRGIILIFDEIITGFRIAFGGAQERFGISADMTCLGKIIGGGLPVGAYGGRREIMETVAPVGAVYQAGTLSGNPLAMTAGYETVRQLQEPGVYERLENLASRLGDGLRAAAAEARVSAYLTRVGSMMCTFFTDQPVADFDSASTSDADTYGRYFWNMLDRGVYLAPSRLETGLVSLAHTEDDIDRTLEAARESMSILKI; this is encoded by the coding sequence ATGAACCGTTCCCGATCCAGTACCCTCTTCGACCAGGCCCTGCGATCCATGCCCGGCGGGGTGAACAGCCCGGTGCGCAATTTCGGACGGGTCGGAGGCCGTCCCGTCTTCATGGACCGGGGCGCGGGTTCGAAAGTCTACGACGTGGACGGCAACGAGTACATCGACTACCTGGGTTCCTGGGGCCCGCTGATCCTGGGCCACGGAAACCCCGCCGTGGTCGAAGCCCTGAAGAAGGCCTGTGAACGGGGCACGAGTTTCGGCACGCCCACCGAAGCCGAGATCAGGCTGGCGGAACTGGTCAAGACCGCCTTTCCATCCATCGAACTGATTCGCATGGTCAACTCCGGCACGGAAGCGGCCATGAGCGCCCTGCGCGCGGCCCGCGGATACACGGGACGCGACCTGGCGGTCAAGTTCGAGGCGGGATACCACGGCCACGGAGACAGCTTTCTCATCCAGGCCGGATCGGGCGCCGCGACGTTCGGCATCCCCGACAGCCCCGGCGTGCCCGCGGACCTGGCGAAGATGACCATCAACCTGCCGTACAACGACAGCGGGGCCGTCCGGCGCACCCTGTCGGAGCGGGGCGAAGACATCGCCTGCGTGATCGTGGAGCCCGTCGCCGGCAACATGGGCATGATCCCGCCCGCCGAAGGCTTTCTCGAAACCATCCGCGAAGAGACGGAGAAGCGGGGGATCATCCTGATTTTCGACGAGATCATCACGGGATTCAGGATCGCCTTCGGCGGCGCGCAGGAACGATTCGGCATCTCGGCCGACATGACCTGCCTGGGCAAGATCATCGGTGGAGGGCTTCCCGTCGGCGCCTATGGCGGGCGCAGGGAAATCATGGAAACCGTGGCGCCCGTCGGCGCGGTTTACCAGGCCGGCACGCTTTCGGGCAACCCGCTGGCCATGACCGCGGGGTATGAAACGGTGCGCCAGCTTCAGGAGCCCGGGGTCTACGAACGGCTCGAAAACCTGGCTTCCCGGCTTGGCGACGGCCTCCGCGCCGCGGCGGCAGAGGCGCGCGTCTCCGCGTACCTGACGCGGGTAGGGTCCATGATGTGTACCTTCTTCACCGACCAACCTGTCGCCGATTTCGATTCCGCTTCCACTTCCGACGCGGATACATACGGGCGGTACTTCTGGAACATGCTGGACCGGGGCGTCTACCTGGCGCCTTCGCGCCTTGAAACGGGCTTGGTGTCTCTGGCCCACACCGAAGACGACATCGACCGGACCCTCGAAGCAGCCCGGGAGAGCATGAGTATTTTAAAAATATAG